A section of the Lepus europaeus isolate LE1 chromosome 19, mLepTim1.pri, whole genome shotgun sequence genome encodes:
- the CCER2 gene encoding coiled-coil domain-containing glutamate-rich protein 2, producing the protein MPRRGLASSALLALLLAAATAAPLAPRPSKQELTRCLAEMVSEMLTLGQAQRGPCMSLLHKESVLFLSEMCESEPYSCVSSERGLLAGDLMKPDEGKPGSSHEARGEAAAAEGTHGSEAREQLHRQLLREEEEAQKRGLEETLEDLWQPHLKGAGGPQKQGVEEKGAQVLGRGHRPWQGTERGGGERLQDSPHGQHTQHPQEEEAPEREEHDAERLAHVREELRKVSEALGEELKRAG; encoded by the exons ATGCCGCGCCGCGGGCTCGCGTCGTCCGCGCTGCTGGCGCTGCTGCTGGCGGCCG CCACCGCTGCTCCCCTGGCACCGAGACCTTCTAAGCAGGAG ctgaCCCGCTGCCTGGCCGAGATGGTCTCAGAGATGCTgacgctgggccaggcccagagagGCCCCTGCATGTCCCTGCTCCACAAAG AGAGCGTCCTCTTCCTGTCCGAGATGTGCGAGTCGGAACCCTACAGCTGCGTGTCCTCGGAGAGAGgcctgctggctggggacctgaTGAAGCCCGACGAGGGGAAGCCAGGGTCCAGCCACGAGGCGAGGGGCGAGGCGGCGGCCGCGGAGGGGACCCACGGGTCGGAGGCCCGCGAGCAGCTCCACCGCCAGCTCCTccgcgaggaggaggaggctcaGAAGAGGGGGCTGGAGGAGACCTTGGAGGACCTGTGGCAGCCCCATCTCAAGGGTGCAGGGGGCCCCCAGAAGCAGGGGGTCGAGGAGAAGGGTGCGCAGGTGCTGGGCAGAGGCCACCGCCCATGGCAGGGGACGGAGAGGGGCGGAGGAGAGAGGCTCCAGGACTCCCCGCACGGCCAGCACACGCAACACCCACAGGAGGAAGAGGCCCCGGAGAGGGAG GAGCACGACGCCGAGCGGCTGGCGCACGTGAGAGAGGAGCTGCGGAAGGTGTCCGAGGCGCTGGGGGAGGAGCTCAAGAGGGCGGGCTGa
- the NFKBIB gene encoding NF-kappa-B inhibitor beta translates to MAGVACLGKGADADEWCDSGLGSLGPDAAAPGGPGLGAELGPGLSWAPLVFGYVTEDGDTALHLAVIHQHEPFLDFLLGFSAGTEYLDLQNDLGQTALHLAAILGEASAVEKLYAAGAGVCVAERGGHTALHLACRVGAHACACALLQPRPQRPGDAASLYLARSPEPTSPVNHTSVASTPEPDLEKEEEGREEDWKLQLEAENYDGHTPLHVAVIHRDAEMVRLLRDAGADLNKPEPTCGRSPLHLAVEAQAADVLELLLRAGADPAARMYGGRTPLGSALLRPNPVLAHLLRAHGAPEPETEDDKPGPCSSSSSDSDSADEGTEYDDIVVHSGRSQTRPPPTAASKPPPDDPDST, encoded by the exons ATGGCTGGGGTTGCGTGCTTGGGAAAAGGTGCGGACGCGGATGAATGGTGCGACAGCGGCCTGGGCTCTCTGGGGCCGGACGCGGCAGCCCCAGGAGGCCCGGGGCTGGGCgcagagctgggcccagggcTGTCGTGGGCTCCGCTCGTCTTCGGCTACGTCACTGAGGATGGCGACAC GGCGCTGCACTTGGCCGTGATTCATCAGCACGAGCCCTTCTTGGATTtcctcctgggcttttcagcggGCACTGAGTACCTAGATCTGCAGAATGACCTCGGCCAGACGGCCTTGCACCTGGCAGCCATCCTGGGGGAGGCGTCCGCGGTGGAGAAGCTGTATGCGGCGGGCGCCGGGGTGTGCGTGGCGGAGCGCGGGGGCCACACGGCGCTGCACCTGGCCTGCCGCGTGGGGGCGCACGCCTGCGCGTGTGCGCTGCTCCAGCCTCGCCCCCAGCGCCCCGGGGACGCCGCCAGCCTCTACCTCGCCCGGAGCCCAGAGCCTACATCCCCCGTCAACCACACCTCCGTTGCCTCGACCCCTGAACCCGActtggagaaggaagaggaggggcgCGAGGAGGACTGGAAGCTGCAGCTGGAAGCCGAAAACTACGACG gccacaccccACTCCACGTGGCCGTCATCCACAGAGACGCAGAGATGGTGCGGCTGCTCCGTGACGCTGGGGCCGACCTCAACAAACCG GAGCCCACGTGTGGCCGGAGCCCCCTGCACTTGGCCGTGGAGGCCCAGGCAGCCGACGTGCTGGAGCTTCTACTAAGGGCAGGCGCCGACCCCGCCGCTCGCATGTACGGTGGCCGTACCCCGCTGGGCAGCGCCCTGCTCCGGCCCAACCCCGTCCTGGCCCACCTCCTCCGCGCACATGGAGCCCCCGAGCCTGAGACGGAGGACGACAAGCCTGgtccctgcagcagcagcagcagtgacagCGACAGCGCGGACGAGGGC ACGGAATACGACGACATTGTGGTCCATAGCGGCCGAAGCCAGACCCGGCCTCCTCCCACCGCAGCCTCCAAGCCCCCTCCCGACGACCCCGACTCCACctaa